TATATTGATTTCCCAAATGATGTAATGGTATTTTCCTTTACCAATTGcctacaatgtttacaaaatttggTTTTCTCTAGAATAGTATGCTTTTACGGTTTCCAATCAGATTTACTTGTCCTTTTGAGACATTATTCATTTGTTCAATTTGATAACCTGTGTACCAATACATCAACTGTTAACTATTGACATAAAAAACTGTATGAATAGAGTCAAATCTAAAGAGGTCTTTGGAATCAAGGAAAGCCCTCCAGCCAAAGATTTTTGTTATGTTATCTTATTTTTCCATTTGTAATCCTGGTATCTAGGTCTGTCACTGACAGACATCTGTATAATTTTCACTTACAAAAGTAGAGGActgtttcatttttaacaacAGCTATCCATAGAGTTCCGATGGCTTTGGAGAAGAGGCCAGCAAAAGTGATACTGGTATCTGACAGTATCAGCTTCAGGACAGGTGGAGTAGACACAGTTCCAATGGCAGCAACAGCCATGATGACTGACAGAAACATGCCAATTCTGGCAGTTGGCCAACCATACGGGGGTCCACGTAAGTACAGGACCAACGTATTTATTTGTCCAATGTGGACAATTGCGTAGGTCTGGAAAGCAAGTATTGCAAGCCAAACTTTTACCATCTTGCGATTGGTACATCGGAAAAATTTCCCCATAGGTTTGAAGGTATCAATGCAGCAATTTTCACTTGTGTAGTTCCTGGTGGTTTGAACACTTTCCGGGATCTTGACTTCCTTGACTAGGAAGAATGAAATCAGAAATGCTATAGCACTGCAAATTACTGTGAACCAAAAAGGTTGAAGAAATCCCCAATCTTTCACCCAGAATCCAGCCATAATATTTGCAATCGCATAAGCTGCACCATTAAGAAATTCCTGTAGTGCTAAACGCCAAGCTCTTTTTTCTGGCTCAACAGAATTAATAGCAAAAAATGTACCACCAGCATAAAAAGCAGTCATGCTTCCGCTGAGTCCCCGCAAAGCTGAAGCCATAAACAGACCATCGATGGTCCAACTCGTGTAAAGGATAAGGATGTAGATGAGGGAGTAGAGAAGACTTCCGAACGCCGGTACCCATAGCAACATCTTCCTTTTGCCAGATCTGTCACTGAGTGCCCCAAGGATGATCACGGTTACCACGGACGGGAGGCCTTCAGCCATTTGCAAGCCCAGCACCGCCATGATACTCTCCTTGTGGGCCTCATAGTACGGACCAGGCTTTTTCTCGTCCTCGGATGGGAAGTAGATTTCTTCGTGGTCAACAACTGTGTTGTTTAAGCCATGCTGTTTATATATCTCGGACTGGACATATTCTTGGAACAATGGCAAAGTCATGTGCCGAGAGAGAAAAAACGTGAAATATGCAACTTCGACGAGGTACGGTTGTATCGTGTCTATGACATCCATACACCAATCGTTCAGTCTCTGTATACGACTCATTGTGACGATATTGACACCTCTTACTTGTATGCAAAATTTACATTATTCAATTGATGTCATTTCTGAAAAATGTCAGGAAAATCAATGATGATTCCAATCCCAATCCTATGTTCATGTTTCAGCGATAACTTCCGGCAACACTGCGCCCCCATCGCGTGATCAAAGGGAGGTTACTCTAAAATATTCTGATAAAAAAAGTCTTGTCAGATGAAAACAAGCACcaagaaaaatatttcaaacatatatattattttttcattatcacAACATGCCGATTATTTCCCATTTTGTCacaaaataaactgtatatactgtacatacttacTTGAAGccttacattttaaaaatttacctTGCACAATATGTAATTTCTATCATTGTTATGACATCGCAACTATTCCGAGAATTAATAGTAAATGTAATAGGGAATAAAGCACcaatagaaatatttcaaatgtataggcctatatatttttttttccgTTATCACAACATGCCGATTATTTCTCATTTTGTCAcaaaatatactgtacatacttacTTGGAAccttttatttaaaaacaaattaccCTACACAATATAATTTCTACCATTGTTATAACATCGCCACTATTCCGAGAATGAATAATAAATGTAATAGGGAATAAGTTTAAGTGTTAAGTCAAAGCAAAAATAAAGTATTGTCCGTACTTATTGGGCCTAGGTAAgaaccagccaatgtctttctcaactccctgggaaACAtgcagccggagctgccatttctgCGCTAACAGCTTACACATGATATTTCTTGCACGTCCTATCGCATTCTCATGTATACAGCTGAGTCGCTTGGAGTACAACGGGACAAAGTATATTGTTTATGGATATAACTGACTGGGATTCGACCTAGCGACCATTAATTCGGTCACACGGCCCTGTGTCCTACCACTGAAACGTACTGTGTTTGGCAAGCACTTTTGGCGACTTGGAGGAAGATTGGTCTGGTGGCACCACACCAATTTTCCTCCAAATCGCTACAAGAGCTTGCCAACACAGTACgtttttatttcagtttattattttaatacattaaCGAATCCCACAAAACCAAACGAGCGCTGGAACTTTGGAAAGATTGTCGTCCTTGCTTCAATAAACTTTAACGATGAAGAAGATGGTGCCTCCGTTACCGATGAAGAAGAATAGTACAGTAATTGATGCTGATGTTGCTGCTGCCGTTCATGATGACGTACAATTCATTTTCCGCCTTGTCAGTTAAAACTACAATTAGCGATAATGCATGTTGACGTCATTTCATTGTAAGCACAGGAAAACTTGACAATGCACTATGACGTCATTGTTCTCTGTGTTGGAAACAAGGTCTCATCATGCAGAACCATCGGGTGAGTCGTAGGGTGGTGGACAGCGACCGTAACAGTGGAATACCGGATTGTATTTACTGGAATGAGCAACAGGTGGCGAACTGGATCGAAGAGCAGGGATTCCCACAGTATAAAGTGAGTGTATTACCTTTCTTGATACAgatgtagcgggactggactagGTCGATTATCGGTGACAAGGTAGCTCAATTGGcagagcatccggctagtgttcggaggtcctgggttcgagccccggtctggccgcttcattttctcctctcctattacatatGGCGCCCAACTAAATAACCACGGAGGGGGTATAGGGTCTCGTGTAtgtcttcggggtcgaagactttgttgaaggagggaggaatgtagcggaactTGACTGGGTTGATAATCGGTGACCAGGTAAATCaaaattggtagagcatccggctagtatTCGGAGGTACAGGGTTCGAACCCGGTCTAGacgtgcattttcccactcctattACACGGAGAATTTATATTAATGCCCGCTACATCTTAAAGAACTTGGGATAATTCCAGTAAACAACAGTATACGAAATAGAAGTGCCTCAATTTAGCGAACAGCTAAAAACGGCGTCAAGGCAAAGGTTACAATAACAAAGATAGCACCGCTTCCCGCCGATGAGAAACAGGATTTCCCGCACTTCAAGTTGAGTAACAGGGTTTCCCGCACTATAAGGTGAGAAACAGGACTTCCTGCAGTCTAAGGTGAGAAACAGAGCTCCCCGCACTCTAAGGTGAGATACAGAGCTCCCCGCATTATATGGTGAGAAACTGAGCTCCCCGCATTATATGATGAGAAACAGGGTTTCCCGCACTCCAAGGTGAGAAACAGGGCTCCCGCAGGATAAGGTGTGAACCAGAGCTTCCCGCAGTATATGGTGAGAAA
This DNA window, taken from Pecten maximus chromosome 3, xPecMax1.1, whole genome shotgun sequence, encodes the following:
- the LOC117323891 gene encoding solute carrier family 46 member 3-like; translated protein: MSRIQRLNDWCMDVIDTIQPYLVEVAYFTFFLSRHMTLPLFQEYVQSEIYKQHGLNNTVVDHEEIYFPSEDEKKPGPYYEAHKESIMAVLGLQMAEGLPSVVTVIILGALSDRSGKRKMLLWVPAFGSLLYSLIYILILYTSWTIDGLFMASALRGLSGSMTAFYAGGTFFAINSVEPEKRAWRLALQEFLNGAAYAIANIMAGFWVKDWGFLQPFWFTVICSAIAFLISFFLVKEVKIPESVQTTRNYTSENCCIDTFKPMGKFFRCTNRKMVKVWLAILAFQTYAIVHIGQINTLVLYLRGPPYGWPTARIGMFLSVIMAVAAIGTVSTPPVLKLILSDTSITFAGLFSKAIGTLWIAVVKNETVLYFSILLLVLELLPFPMLRSIVANGIETPDQGSLFALMHCGESISYFLAPLMFQAMYAGTLHYFAGFVFVISVLFLILPVAFTIGIRFLDLNQPSEYEPMDGDTELTGGGDQTLESEQQPALQESIQQNEQQPISIISATEQRV